From a single Stackebrandtia endophytica genomic region:
- a CDS encoding ATP-binding protein has protein sequence MLLGRESEMTAVDRLLSRAREGHSGSLVVRGEAGIGKSALLEYAASQAADMRILRGTGIEAERDLPFAGLHLLLHKYLDRIDQLPCAQAAALSAAFGFSLPDKKDFDSASVRFVSGLAVLTMLADLAEERPLLCLIDDAHWLDYESAEALLFAARRLEAEGVVILFAARELHAPRFPASGVDDLRVSPLDAEAAADLLSNDAGDLPGYVRQQILSQSDGNPLALRELAVAQREGHLVPDPYGIGRLPTHSRILRSFADRVAALPSSTQDAILVAATAGICDSGVILETAQKLGATAKDLEMAERKDLVTVDGGVLVFRHPLIRAAVYQYAPLNRRTQAHLALAETFAGRGDADRRAWHLATATTGPDEEIAAALEASAEHSRSRGSYSTVAAAYERAAWLSPEAAQRGRRLLAAAEAALEAGQLDRADALTEQSCDLHQDAQGLVDRAMVRATTASWRGSPLTAHQIWIDAAAAIAERVPNHASYMLFHAVEAAWIAADFEAVRRSAELAEEWGLERADRVRAMARVVAGMNNHADGSMSDAVSAIRQLMDLSGAADELSPQSAVRIVWWLLILGDHVAARDMVERLIKQCRETGAMGVLPRALGLLSKAQLYAGEHRDAVATASEALRIAGDIGKNLVLTGVPISVMAQIAAVEGDQERCHELVVDASPGMKYGLIVLEGMLGLLDMGLGRYEAVVQRLKPLVAGDHAMDVLPVVPDLIEAAVRTGAPEVGVAPTEWFGQYAEHTGQSWARGVALRCEALLADDAHAEALFQQALQAHRDKGARPFEQARTELLYGEWLRRNRRRVDARVQLRSAMVTFERIGAKPWIGRTETELRATGEAPSPGTDHDGLLERLTPQELQVVRLAATGLTNRDIGGHLFLSPRTVGYHLYKAYPKLGVSSRGELARLDLSA, from the coding sequence ATGTTGCTGGGACGGGAATCCGAGATGACGGCCGTCGACCGCCTGCTGTCGCGCGCCAGAGAAGGCCACAGTGGATCGCTGGTCGTTCGGGGGGAGGCGGGAATAGGGAAGTCGGCGCTGTTGGAATACGCCGCCTCACAGGCCGCCGACATGCGCATCCTGCGCGGCACCGGGATAGAAGCCGAACGCGACCTGCCGTTCGCGGGGCTGCATCTGTTGCTGCACAAGTATCTCGATCGCATCGACCAGTTGCCGTGCGCGCAGGCCGCCGCGTTGTCGGCGGCGTTCGGGTTCAGCCTTCCCGACAAGAAGGACTTCGATTCGGCCAGTGTCCGATTCGTCTCGGGACTGGCGGTCCTCACCATGTTGGCCGACCTGGCCGAGGAGCGACCGCTGCTGTGTCTCATCGACGACGCTCACTGGTTGGACTACGAGTCGGCTGAGGCGCTGCTGTTCGCCGCCCGCCGCCTGGAGGCCGAGGGTGTCGTCATTCTGTTCGCCGCCCGAGAGCTGCACGCCCCGCGGTTTCCCGCCTCCGGAGTGGACGACCTGCGGGTGTCGCCATTGGATGCCGAAGCCGCCGCCGACCTGTTGAGCAACGACGCCGGTGACCTGCCCGGATACGTTCGACAACAGATACTGTCTCAATCGGACGGAAACCCGTTGGCGCTTCGGGAACTTGCCGTCGCACAACGCGAGGGCCACCTGGTCCCGGACCCGTACGGCATCGGACGCCTGCCGACCCACAGTCGTATCCTGCGCAGCTTCGCCGACCGGGTTGCCGCCCTCCCGTCGTCCACACAGGATGCGATCCTGGTCGCGGCCACCGCCGGGATCTGCGACAGCGGTGTCATCCTGGAGACCGCGCAGAAACTCGGCGCCACCGCCAAAGACCTGGAGATGGCCGAACGCAAGGACCTGGTCACCGTCGACGGCGGTGTGCTGGTGTTCCGGCATCCCCTGATCCGAGCAGCGGTCTATCAGTACGCGCCGCTGAACCGCCGCACCCAGGCGCACCTCGCGCTGGCGGAGACCTTCGCCGGACGCGGTGACGCCGACCGCCGGGCCTGGCACCTCGCCACCGCCACCACCGGACCCGACGAGGAGATCGCCGCCGCGTTGGAGGCCAGCGCCGAGCACTCCCGGTCCCGGGGAAGCTATTCGACGGTCGCCGCCGCCTACGAACGCGCCGCCTGGCTCAGCCCGGAGGCGGCGCAGCGTGGCCGACGGCTGCTGGCCGCGGCTGAGGCGGCATTGGAAGCCGGGCAACTTGACCGTGCCGACGCCCTGACCGAACAGTCCTGCGACCTCCATCAGGACGCCCAGGGGCTGGTCGACCGCGCGATGGTGCGTGCCACCACCGCCAGTTGGCGCGGCAGCCCGCTGACGGCTCACCAGATCTGGATCGACGCGGCGGCCGCCATCGCCGAACGCGTCCCCAACCACGCCAGTTACATGCTGTTCCACGCCGTCGAGGCCGCCTGGATCGCCGCCGACTTCGAAGCGGTTCGCCGATCGGCGGAGTTGGCAGAGGAATGGGGTTTGGAACGCGCCGATCGGGTGCGGGCCATGGCCCGGGTGGTCGCCGGAATGAACAACCACGCCGACGGCTCGATGTCCGACGCCGTCTCGGCCATCCGACAACTCATGGATCTCAGCGGGGCGGCCGACGAGTTGTCACCGCAGTCGGCGGTGCGGATCGTGTGGTGGCTGCTCATCCTTGGAGATCACGTCGCGGCCCGCGACATGGTGGAGCGGTTGATCAAGCAGTGCCGCGAGACGGGGGCCATGGGCGTGCTGCCGCGTGCACTGGGTCTGCTGTCCAAGGCGCAGCTGTATGCCGGCGAGCATCGCGATGCGGTGGCCACCGCCTCCGAGGCGTTGCGCATCGCCGGCGACATCGGCAAGAATCTGGTCCTGACCGGGGTGCCGATCAGTGTGATGGCTCAGATCGCGGCCGTCGAGGGCGACCAGGAGAGGTGCCACGAACTGGTCGTCGATGCCAGCCCCGGTATGAAGTACGGCCTCATCGTCCTGGAGGGGATGCTCGGTCTGTTGGACATGGGACTCGGCCGGTACGAGGCGGTGGTGCAGCGGCTGAAACCGCTGGTGGCCGGTGACCACGCCATGGATGTCCTGCCGGTGGTCCCCGACCTGATCGAGGCCGCGGTGCGCACCGGCGCGCCCGAGGTCGGCGTCGCGCCGACGGAATGGTTCGGGCAATACGCCGAGCACACCGGTCAGTCATGGGCCCGTGGTGTCGCGTTGCGATGCGAGGCACTGCTGGCCGATGACGCGCACGCCGAGGCGCTGTTCCAGCAGGCCTTGCAGGCCCACCGCGACAAGGGGGCGCGACCGTTCGAGCAGGCCAGGACGGAACTGCTGTACGGCGAATGGTTGCGGCGCAACCGACGTCGCGTCGACGCCCGGGTGCAGTTGCGCTCGGCGATGGTGACGTTCGAACGTATCGGTGCCAAACCGTGGATCGGCCGTACCGAGACCGAACTGCGCGCCACCGGTGAAGCGCCGTCGCCCGGTACCGACCACGACGGTCTGCTGGAACGGCTCACACCGCAGGAGTTGCAGGTGGTCCGGTTGGCCGCGACCGGTCTGACCAATCGAGACATCGGAGGTCACCTGTTCCTCAGCCCGCGTACCGTCGGTTACCACCTCTACAAGGCCTACCCCAAGCTCGGCGTCTCGTCACGCGGCGAGTTGGCCAGGCTGGATCTGTCGGCGTGA
- a CDS encoding glycosyltransferase family 4 protein — MLVDATSVPADRGGVGRYVDGLLAALADTPDDIELFVVCQRTDAERYVALAPGAEVIAAPAAVAHRPARLAWEQTGLPLLAQQLDVDVLHSPFYSCPLRAGCPVTVTIHDATFFTEREHYDRHRGAFMRSAIKTSLRRASRIIVPSKATRDELIRLLDADAAKMDVAYHGVDPESFYIPDDAERARVAARLGLGDTGYIAFLGVMEPRKNVPNLVRGWARAVADRPNPPALVLAGGSGHDDAIDEAVAEIPAHLKVVRPGYLRFTDLPGYLGGALVAAYPSHGEGFGLPIVEAMACGAPVLTTPRLSLPEVGGDAVAYTSEEVDDIADDLAALLDDEQRRAKLSLLGVERAREFTWANSAAAHLATWRKAAGKAS; from the coding sequence GTGCTTGTCGACGCTACGAGTGTTCCCGCGGATAGAGGTGGCGTCGGACGTTACGTCGACGGCCTCCTCGCCGCCCTGGCCGATACGCCCGACGACATCGAATTGTTCGTGGTCTGTCAACGCACCGACGCCGAACGTTACGTCGCGTTGGCGCCCGGAGCCGAGGTCATCGCGGCCCCCGCGGCCGTGGCGCACCGCCCCGCGCGACTGGCGTGGGAGCAGACCGGTCTGCCGCTGTTGGCGCAGCAGTTGGACGTCGACGTTCTGCACTCGCCGTTCTACAGCTGTCCACTTCGGGCGGGCTGCCCGGTGACCGTCACGATTCACGACGCCACCTTCTTCACCGAACGCGAACACTACGACCGGCACCGGGGCGCGTTCATGCGTTCGGCGATCAAGACCTCGCTGCGTCGCGCCTCCCGGATCATCGTGCCCAGCAAGGCCACCCGGGACGAGCTGATCAGGCTGCTCGACGCCGACGCCGCGAAGATGGACGTCGCCTATCACGGCGTCGATCCTGAATCGTTTTACATCCCCGACGACGCCGAACGGGCCCGGGTCGCCGCCCGCCTGGGACTGGGCGACACCGGCTACATCGCGTTCCTGGGAGTCATGGAGCCCCGCAAGAACGTCCCCAACCTGGTGCGCGGCTGGGCCCGAGCCGTCGCCGACCGGCCGAACCCCCCGGCGTTGGTGCTGGCCGGCGGTTCCGGACACGATGACGCGATCGACGAGGCCGTCGCCGAGATCCCGGCGCACCTGAAGGTGGTGCGGCCCGGATACCTGCGCTTCACCGATCTGCCCGGGTACCTCGGTGGGGCGCTGGTGGCCGCCTACCCCTCGCACGGTGAGGGCTTCGGCCTGCCCATCGTCGAGGCGATGGCTTGTGGCGCACCGGTTTTGACGACGCCGCGTCTGTCACTGCCGGAGGTCGGGGGCGACGCGGTCGCCTACACCTCCGAGGAGGTCGACGACATCGCCGACGATCTGGCCGCACTGCTCGATGATGAGCAGCGCCGCGCGAAATTGTCGCTTCTGGGGGTCGAACGTGCACGGGAGTTCACGTGGGCGAATTCGGCGGCGGCCCACCTGGCGACCTGGCGCAAGGCGGCGGGTAAGGCCTCCTAG
- a CDS encoding mannose-1-phosphate guanylyltransferase has translation MLYTVIPAGGSGTRLWPLSRSSNPKFLHPLTGSDQSLLQATVERLSPLSDPQHQYVVTGTGHAVAVARQLPGLPEENILVEPSPMDSAPAIALAAAVIAQRDPDAVMGAFAADHLIADADAFTRTVSQAMEGAADGLLMTIGITPTGPETGYGYLRRGKALAVGHLLAEFKEKPDHVAAVEYVSSGDYLWNAGMFVWRVDAFLAELARQRPRMHEAVRTLAAAWETPRRDATLAEIWPDMERISVDYAVMEGAAAAGKVGVVPGDFGWNDVGDFDTLGSVLPTDEVGNVVIAAGDVKPEVLTMDARRNVVVPGSGRLVGVLGVDDLIVVDTEDALLVCPRDRAQDVKRLVDELKATGRVDLV, from the coding sequence ATGTTGTATACGGTGATTCCCGCCGGTGGCAGTGGAACCAGGCTGTGGCCGTTGTCTCGGTCGAGTAACCCGAAGTTTCTCCACCCGTTGACCGGCAGCGATCAATCGCTACTTCAAGCCACTGTGGAGCGCCTGTCGCCGCTGTCCGACCCGCAGCATCAGTACGTGGTGACCGGCACCGGTCACGCCGTGGCGGTGGCCCGCCAACTGCCGGGCCTGCCCGAAGAGAACATCCTGGTTGAACCGTCCCCGATGGACTCCGCGCCGGCCATCGCGCTGGCCGCCGCCGTCATCGCCCAACGCGACCCCGACGCCGTCATGGGCGCGTTCGCCGCCGACCACCTGATCGCCGACGCCGACGCGTTCACCCGGACCGTCTCCCAGGCGATGGAGGGCGCCGCCGACGGGCTGCTGATGACGATCGGTATAACGCCGACCGGACCCGAGACCGGCTACGGCTACCTGCGTCGGGGCAAGGCGCTGGCCGTCGGTCACCTGCTCGCGGAGTTCAAGGAGAAACCCGATCACGTCGCCGCGGTCGAGTACGTCTCCAGTGGCGACTACCTGTGGAACGCCGGAATGTTCGTCTGGCGGGTCGACGCCTTCCTCGCCGAACTGGCCCGGCAGCGCCCCCGCATGCACGAGGCGGTGCGCACCCTCGCGGCCGCCTGGGAGACGCCGCGGCGTGACGCCACGCTGGCCGAGATCTGGCCCGACATGGAACGCATCTCCGTCGACTACGCGGTGATGGAGGGCGCGGCCGCCGCCGGGAAGGTCGGGGTGGTGCCCGGCGACTTCGGCTGGAACGACGTCGGTGACTTCGACACGCTGGGTTCGGTGCTGCCCACCGACGAGGTCGGGAACGTTGTCATCGCCGCCGGTGACGTCAAGCCCGAGGTGTTGACCATGGACGCCCGCCGCAACGTGGTGGTGCCCGGGTCCGGGCGCCTGGTCGGGGTTCTGGGCGTCGACGACCTGATCGTGGTGGACACCGAGGACGCGTTGTTGGTGTGCCCGCGAGACCGGGCCCAGGACGTCAAGCGACTGGTCGACGAGCTGAAGGCGACGGGACGCGTCGACCTGGTGTGA